Proteins found in one Deinococcus hopiensis KR-140 genomic segment:
- a CDS encoding alpha/beta fold hydrolase, with protein MELKTVWSFDGTRIAYDRLGKGTPVILIGGALNDRMSQRQIAMRLAPNFSAVCYDRRQRGESGDTARGLGGVQERVKREIGDLRALLQDVGGSAFLFGFSSGAALALQAAVELPIDRLALWEAPYRQDPDAPERQRVYSEHLEALVSAGRRGDAAQHFMTLTGTPAERIAQSRSAPWWSKVETLAPSLVYDAAAMGDGRVPVEVAARVQAKTLVLAGGMSSPWMRDSAEALAAALPDAQVEILEGQNHMVDPAMIAPKLVQFFSR; from the coding sequence ATGGAACTGAAAACAGTCTGGTCCTTTGATGGAACCCGAATCGCCTACGACCGTTTGGGGAAGGGAACACCCGTGATCCTCATCGGAGGGGCTCTGAACGACCGAATGAGTCAAAGGCAGATTGCCATGCGTCTCGCTCCAAACTTCAGTGCTGTCTGCTACGATCGGCGGCAACGGGGCGAGAGCGGGGACACGGCGCGAGGGCTCGGCGGGGTACAGGAGCGTGTCAAGCGCGAAATCGGAGACCTGCGGGCCCTCCTGCAGGACGTCGGTGGTTCAGCGTTCCTGTTCGGCTTTTCGTCGGGGGCCGCCCTGGCGCTGCAGGCTGCAGTGGAGCTGCCTATCGATCGACTGGCGCTGTGGGAAGCGCCTTATCGGCAGGACCCTGACGCGCCGGAGCGTCAGCGGGTTTACAGCGAGCACCTTGAGGCCCTGGTGTCGGCCGGCCGGAGAGGTGACGCCGCGCAGCACTTCATGACCTTGACCGGCACCCCGGCAGAACGAATCGCCCAGTCCCGTTCCGCCCCCTGGTGGTCCAAGGTAGAAACCCTGGCCCCCTCACTGGTCTATGACGCGGCAGCGATGGGAGACGGCCGCGTGCCCGTTGAAGTGGCGGCGCGCGTGCAGGCCAAGACGCTTGTCCTGGCAGGGGGCATGTCCAGCCCCTGGATGCGGGATTCGGCTGAGGCGCTGGCAGCGGCATTGCCTGACGCTCAGGTGGAGATCTTGGAGGGGCAGAATCACATGGTCGATCCCGCCATGATTGCGCCGAAACTCGTGCAGTTCTTCAGTCGGTGA
- a CDS encoding transposase translates to MTPRRTSTTEFKREAVQLAQRPEMTVTQAARDLGIGISSLQRWLREAGQQGNASFPGLGHQTLTPERCSGEVQGGASPLEEWGSCASHPLQGEKNPYRTAHPDESRAAEPGPDL, encoded by the coding sequence ATGACCCCGCGCAGGACTTCCACGACCGAATTCAAGCGAGAAGCCGTCCAGCTTGCCCAGCGGCCAGAAATGACGGTGACACAAGCCGCCCGGGATCTGGGAATCGGCATCTCTTCACTGCAACGTTGGCTTCGAGAAGCGGGCCAGCAGGGTAATGCGTCATTCCCAGGACTCGGACATCAGACCCTGACGCCAGAGCGGTGTTCAGGTGAAGTGCAAGGCGGCGCATCGCCTCTGGAAGAGTGGGGGTCTTGCGCTTCCCACCCGTTGCAAGGCGAGAAAAATCCGTACAGGACAGCACATCCTGATGAAAGCCGCGCAGCCGAACCAGGTCCGGACCTATGA
- a CDS encoding MBL fold metallo-hydrolase — MKIQQIRNATLKLTYAGQTFLIDPMLAEQGAYPGLQGAPNSHLNNPTVGLVVPLDELTSVDAVLVTHTHFDHWDEVAKAQLPKHLPVFVQHDADGRLVAASGFTDVRMLGDTTEFEGITLSKTAGQHGSDAAIAAIGGLLGEVSGVVFQHPSEKTLYLAGDTLWNGQVAQAIKAHQPDVIVLNAGDAQITGLGSIIMNTQDVLAVHRAAPQATLIATHLEGVAHAVLSRSELRAFGAEQGFAAQLLVPEDGQTIAL, encoded by the coding sequence ATGAAGATCCAACAAATCCGCAACGCCACCCTGAAGCTCACCTACGCCGGCCAAACGTTCCTGATTGACCCCATGTTGGCCGAACAGGGCGCTTACCCTGGCCTGCAGGGGGCACCGAACAGCCATCTGAACAACCCGACCGTGGGTCTGGTCGTACCGCTCGACGAGCTGACGTCGGTGGACGCGGTCCTCGTGACGCACACGCACTTTGACCATTGGGATGAGGTGGCCAAAGCGCAACTGCCCAAACACCTGCCCGTCTTCGTGCAGCATGACGCAGACGGGCGGCTGGTGGCGGCCTCTGGATTCACCGACGTCCGGATGCTCGGCGACACGACCGAATTTGAAGGCATCACCCTGAGCAAAACAGCGGGCCAGCATGGCTCGGACGCCGCTATCGCGGCCATCGGCGGCCTGCTGGGTGAGGTGAGCGGCGTGGTGTTCCAGCATCCCAGCGAGAAGACGCTGTATCTGGCTGGGGATACCCTGTGGAATGGGCAGGTGGCGCAAGCGATCAAAGCCCATCAGCCGGACGTCATCGTCCTGAATGCTGGGGACGCCCAGATCACGGGGCTGGGCTCGATCATCATGAACACGCAGGACGTGTTGGCGGTGCACCGGGCCGCGCCCCAGGCCACGCTGATCGCCACGCATCTGGAAGGGGTGGCGCACGCGGTGCTGTCTCGGAGCGAGCTGCGCGCGTTTGGAGCTGAGCAGGGCTTCGCCGCGCAGTTGCTCGTCCCGGAGGACGGCCAGACGATCGCGCTTTGA
- a CDS encoding RNase H family protein, which yields MPEDRPAVRLVANGACSGNPGPGGWACILTLDAHRKEPSGGETQTTQPHGTQRSARRLTRPARSTVVSDSRSVIGAFEKGGLGNSQRRTWKNVKNPDLWQALLLTAWPHTLTFEWVQGHAGHPENERADQLRRTSP from the coding sequence ATGCCTGAAGACCGCCCGGCCGTCCGCCTCGTCGCGAACGGCGCCTGCTCCGGCAACCCTGGCCCCGGAGGCTGGGCCTGCATCCTCACCCTGGACGCCCACCGCAAAGAACCCTCCGGCGGCGAAACCCAGACCACACAACCTCATGGAACTCAGCGCTCTGCCCGAAGGCTTACGCGCCCTGCCAGGTCCACAGTCGTCAGTGATTCCAGGTCCGTGATCGGTGCCTTCGAGAAAGGCGGGCTGGGCAACTCGCAGCGCAGGACGTGGAAGAACGTCAAGAACCCGGACCTCTGGCAGGCCCTCCTCCTGACCGCCTGGCCTCACACGCTCACGTTTGAGTGGGTGCAGGGTCATGCAGGACATCCAGAGAATGAACGCGCGGACCAGCTTCGCCGTACAAGCCCGTGA
- a CDS encoding DNA polymerase domain-containing protein, whose amino-acid sequence MVRRSVPLPTLTARPLTNAGIVSVHATANGQVTVWQREADAGILHTRHVQQRGWIYARHLHDLQHLGDQLTITPDPPRESVTYHAQDLAPDGNVAERAYRYLLSGPSPRHLETEILRSATAARQQTRRLSLGDLSGYLRLGFAEQYLITTRQTYHQGLTFDHPVRLQFDLETTALSPEQGRIFLIAVRDNRGLETLLEARRAAQEGEMIEQLLDLIQTRDPDVIENHFIHGFDLPFITARARKLGIPFRLGRTGDGLPWTIEDGSRTPVWTCAGREILDTLDAVRRLPLPSSGLKAVAQYYGIAPEDRVYIEGAEIVSTYRDNPKAVRQYALQDVQEVDALARIVLAPSFALARLTPRPYHRLTRAGPAKGVLEPMLIRAYHEAGRPFPASDPGHQEPHRGGHVQLHAEGVLTHVVKADVASMYPSIIRAQGIGPQQDELQAFNRIVSDLTAQRLNHKRQAKNAALSEAERREHHAMQDAMKLVVNAAYGYLGAGRLARMGDRAAADQVTARGRALLQQVTSELEARDVQLIESDTDGVYFSTRAHIGEQAERDLIAQVSATLPEGITLEFDGRAQAMLSHQIKNYVLLRYDGTLDLSGASFESSRSERYGMLFLREALLALLQGDVPGVQAAFERTASQLATRAYTNADVGTRVRLGKNREAYAQTRASRKEAHLEAAWQAGLAFITGDRVSLYVREGRGLTVMTDPGAHDYGLKHYQNALVQNYATRLKKALDPADWEQLFSGRGPGLFDRPVHDMQVRWSPVHEEHAEVSATFGRAPNANGPPSS is encoded by the coding sequence ATGGTCCGCCGCTCCGTCCCACTCCCCACCCTGACGGCGCGCCCCCTGACAAACGCTGGCATCGTCTCCGTCCACGCCACCGCCAATGGGCAAGTCACCGTCTGGCAGCGCGAAGCAGACGCCGGAATCCTGCACACCCGGCATGTTCAGCAGCGCGGCTGGATCTACGCCCGGCACCTGCACGACCTGCAGCACCTCGGCGACCAGCTCACCATCACGCCGGATCCTCCACGGGAGAGCGTCACATATCACGCCCAGGACCTCGCGCCAGATGGCAACGTCGCAGAACGGGCGTACCGTTACCTCCTCAGCGGCCCGAGCCCCCGTCACCTCGAAACCGAGATCCTGCGGAGCGCCACGGCCGCACGCCAGCAGACCCGCCGCCTCTCCCTCGGTGACTTAAGCGGTTACCTCCGCCTGGGTTTTGCGGAGCAGTACCTCATCACCACCCGCCAGACCTATCATCAGGGCCTCACCTTCGATCACCCCGTCCGCTTGCAATTCGACCTCGAAACCACCGCCCTCAGCCCAGAGCAAGGCCGCATCTTCCTGATCGCCGTCCGCGACAACCGGGGTCTGGAAACGTTGCTCGAAGCCCGCCGAGCCGCCCAGGAAGGGGAGATGATCGAGCAACTGCTCGACCTCATCCAGACCCGTGATCCGGACGTCATCGAGAACCACTTCATCCATGGCTTCGACCTGCCCTTCATCACGGCCCGGGCCCGTAAGCTCGGTATTCCCTTCCGACTCGGCCGGACTGGTGACGGCCTCCCCTGGACCATCGAGGATGGAAGCCGTACGCCCGTCTGGACCTGCGCGGGACGAGAAATCCTGGACACCCTGGATGCCGTTCGCCGCTTACCTCTCCCGTCCAGTGGCTTAAAGGCCGTCGCCCAGTACTACGGCATTGCTCCTGAGGACCGCGTGTACATCGAGGGCGCGGAAATCGTGAGCACCTACCGCGACAACCCAAAGGCCGTTCGGCAGTACGCCTTGCAAGACGTACAGGAAGTCGACGCGCTTGCCCGTATCGTCCTTGCTCCAAGTTTCGCTCTGGCCCGGCTCACGCCCCGGCCGTACCACCGCTTGACCCGGGCAGGCCCGGCCAAAGGCGTGCTGGAGCCCATGCTCATCCGCGCCTACCACGAAGCAGGACGGCCCTTCCCGGCTTCAGATCCCGGGCACCAGGAGCCCCACCGTGGCGGTCACGTGCAACTCCACGCGGAAGGCGTCCTCACGCACGTCGTCAAGGCAGACGTGGCGAGCATGTACCCCAGCATCATTCGCGCCCAGGGGATTGGACCTCAGCAGGACGAACTCCAGGCTTTCAACCGCATCGTCAGTGACTTGACGGCTCAACGGTTGAATCACAAACGGCAGGCGAAGAACGCCGCGTTGAGCGAGGCCGAACGCCGCGAGCACCACGCCATGCAGGACGCCATGAAGCTCGTCGTCAATGCCGCTTATGGGTATTTGGGTGCAGGGCGACTCGCCCGAATGGGAGACCGGGCGGCCGCCGACCAGGTCACCGCCCGGGGCCGTGCCCTCCTGCAGCAAGTCACGAGTGAACTCGAAGCCCGCGACGTCCAACTCATCGAGTCAGACACGGATGGTGTGTACTTCAGCACGCGGGCCCACATCGGGGAGCAGGCGGAACGTGACCTCATCGCGCAGGTCTCCGCCACGCTGCCGGAAGGCATCACGCTGGAGTTTGACGGCCGCGCCCAGGCGATGCTCAGCCACCAGATCAAGAACTACGTCCTGCTCCGGTACGACGGCACGCTCGATCTGAGCGGCGCGTCCTTCGAGTCCAGTCGGTCCGAGCGCTACGGCATGCTCTTCCTCCGAGAGGCACTGCTCGCGCTCCTGCAAGGTGATGTGCCGGGTGTCCAGGCCGCCTTTGAGCGCACCGCGTCCCAGCTTGCCACCCGGGCCTACACGAACGCAGACGTTGGCACACGCGTCCGTCTCGGAAAGAACCGCGAGGCGTACGCGCAAACCCGGGCAAGCCGCAAGGAAGCCCACCTCGAAGCCGCCTGGCAGGCCGGACTCGCCTTCATCACTGGGGACCGCGTTTCCCTCTACGTCCGGGAGGGCCGAGGCCTCACCGTCATGACAGACCCAGGTGCGCACGACTACGGTCTCAAGCACTACCAGAACGCCCTCGTGCAGAATTACGCCACCCGGCTCAAGAAGGCGCTGGATCCGGCCGACTGGGAGCAGTTGTTCTCAGGACGAGGCCCCGGCTTGTTTGACCGTCCCGTGCACGACATGCAGGTCCGCTGGTCCCCCGTCCACGAGGAACACGCGGAGGTGTCAGCGACTTTTGGCCGCGCCCCCAACGCCAACGGTCCACCCTCCTCTTGA
- a CDS encoding ChaB family protein codes for MKGMPYQNVEELPQSQVDQYTAHQQETFLKAFNHAFEEYGGDEHRAFAVAHTAAKRTGEKEARGGQACAHRPGPCGVEVVEVGVERLPGVLVIDDGAQLRLTDFVFR; via the coding sequence ATGAAAGGTATGCCTTACCAGAATGTCGAGGAGCTGCCACAGTCGCAGGTGGATCAGTACACGGCTCATCAGCAGGAGACGTTTTTGAAAGCGTTCAATCATGCCTTTGAGGAGTACGGCGGAGATGAGCACCGTGCTTTTGCGGTGGCCCACACGGCAGCGAAACGAACGGGCGAGAAGGAAGCGCGAGGCGGCCAAGCCTGCGCTCACAGACCCGGTCCATGCGGTGTGGAGGTCGTGGAGGTGGGTGTGGAGCGTTTACCAGGCGTTTTGGTCATCGATGATGGCGCGCAGTTGCGCTTGACGGACTTCGTCTTCCGGTAG
- a CDS encoding MerR family transcriptional regulator yields the protein MRIGQLAKAAGVSVRAIRHYDSLGLLTSAREDNRYRTFQVDDVERVQLIQLFLKAGFKLEEIRERVPCFRYGHTSLDAPAGEVRALYALKIADVEAQIAVLQRLRDKLLAGAQRLEAQTHHSPVRFRG from the coding sequence ATGCGTATTGGTCAACTGGCAAAGGCGGCGGGCGTGAGCGTCCGGGCGATCCGCCACTACGACAGCCTTGGCCTTCTCACTTCCGCCCGCGAGGACAACCGGTACCGCACCTTTCAGGTGGACGATGTCGAGCGCGTTCAACTGATTCAGCTGTTTCTCAAGGCCGGCTTCAAGCTGGAGGAGATTCGGGAGCGGGTGCCCTGCTTCCGGTACGGTCACACATCGCTGGACGCCCCAGCAGGGGAAGTGCGCGCCCTGTACGCCCTGAAAATTGCCGATGTCGAAGCGCAGATTGCCGTTCTGCAGCGCCTGCGTGACAAACTCCTCGCCGGCGCACAGCGCCTCGAGGCACAAACCCACCACAGTCCAGTCCGCTTCAGGGGCTGA
- a CDS encoding IS701 family transposase, with translation MPRSLPPWTRHFPTWFAPFLTHFRHRAGRTWAPLYVRGLCSGASRKSMQPLAAVVAPGKEDHLQHFITDSPWPTRPLETLLAERAQQMLGGKDAVLIIDDTCLTKFGTKSVGVARQYSGQVGKITSCQCLVSLTLAQHEVPVPLALRLFLPQDWTSDPARLQAAGVPMEHQQPQTKWALALQELDRVREHVTFGMVLADAGYGVTAQFRHALTTRGLLWSVGVTRTQTVYPKDVRLIPIPKFFRGRRPKHPTPSEDRQSVEDVLKGAAWQHLVWRHGTKGPLSGRFAAVYVRLADGEENAQGQHLPGQAAWIIGEQRRGEERKYYVCNLPENTSLSRLVEVTKRRWPCELTHRELKDEVGLDHFEGRSWQGLHHHAVLCMLALTFLQWLRLTQPDDLKGDTVPAIRAEVAGDLPLPPPCQQCRACTALFSGP, from the coding sequence ATGCCACGTTCTTTGCCCCCTTGGACCCGACATTTTCCCACCTGGTTCGCACCCTTTCTGACGCACTTTCGCCACCGTGCAGGGCGCACTTGGGCACCGTTGTACGTGCGTGGACTGTGCAGCGGTGCGTCCCGGAAAAGCATGCAACCTCTGGCTGCTGTGGTGGCTCCTGGAAAAGAAGACCACCTCCAGCACTTCATCACCGACAGTCCCTGGCCAACTCGTCCCCTGGAAACGCTGCTGGCCGAGCGGGCCCAGCAAATGCTTGGAGGCAAAGACGCCGTCTTGATCATTGACGATACCTGCCTGACCAAATTTGGGACGAAATCCGTGGGGGTTGCTCGCCAGTATTCGGGACAGGTGGGCAAGATCACGTCCTGTCAGTGTCTGGTCTCCCTGACCTTAGCCCAGCACGAGGTCCCTGTTCCCCTGGCCCTCCGGCTCTTCCTGCCACAGGACTGGACCAGCGATCCGGCGCGTCTCCAGGCTGCTGGTGTTCCAATGGAACACCAGCAGCCACAGACCAAATGGGCGTTGGCACTCCAGGAACTGGACCGGGTACGCGAACACGTCACCTTCGGCATGGTCTTGGCGGACGCTGGGTATGGCGTGACGGCTCAGTTCCGCCATGCCCTCACCACGCGCGGACTGCTGTGGTCGGTGGGTGTGACTCGCACACAGACGGTCTATCCCAAGGACGTTCGCTTAATCCCTATCCCCAAGTTCTTTCGTGGCAGAAGACCCAAGCACCCCACCCCCTCCGAAGACCGGCAATCGGTGGAGGACGTCCTCAAAGGTGCTGCATGGCAGCACCTGGTGTGGCGACACGGGACCAAGGGTCCCCTCTCAGGACGCTTTGCCGCTGTGTACGTGCGTCTCGCCGATGGAGAGGAAAATGCCCAGGGCCAGCACCTTCCCGGGCAGGCGGCCTGGATCATCGGTGAACAGCGACGGGGAGAGGAACGCAAATACTACGTCTGTAATCTCCCCGAGAACACCTCTCTCTCTCGGCTGGTTGAGGTGACCAAGCGCCGCTGGCCTTGCGAGTTGACCCACCGGGAGCTGAAGGACGAAGTCGGTCTGGACCACTTTGAGGGCCGTTCCTGGCAGGGCCTCCATCACCACGCCGTGCTTTGCATGCTGGCCCTGACCTTCCTTCAATGGTTGCGATTGACCCAGCCCGATGACCTCAAAGGTGACACTGTCCCCGCTATTCGAGCGGAGGTGGCAGGGGACCTGCCCCTGCCACCTCCGTGCCAGCAATGCCGCGCCTGCACAGCTTTATTCAGCGGTCCCTGA